In Populus alba chromosome 1, ASM523922v2, whole genome shotgun sequence, a single window of DNA contains:
- the LOC118055576 gene encoding protein FLC EXPRESSOR — translation MAGRNHLQLREIPLSRASLLPHPTTDPHRLHARPHHLVLEDRISIQHREIQSLLLENEQLAATHFALKQELSLSQQDLHHLSTLAADVKAERDNQVREVYERSLKSDAELRSIDAMSAELVQVRTNVQKLTAQRQDMTAQLKGMNNEIVKAKTETQQVGVLKAEIETVQQEIQRGRAAIAYEKKTRAINLEQEKVLEKNMNLVNREIEKLRSEFANAEKRARAAAAAANPSPGYGGNYGSAELGCGGSSYPDPYGLQQVQVGSDSGPTFASGVMSNGPYDTAHG, via the exons atgGCAGGACGCAACCATCTCCAGCTCCGAGAAATCCCTTTATCTCGAGCCTCCCTCCTTCCACACCCAACCACCGACCCGCACCGCCTCCATGCCCGCCCTCACCACCTCGTCCTCGAAGACCGTATATCAATCCAACACCGTGAGATCCAATCCCTTCTTTTAGAAAATGAACAACTCGCAGCCACACACTTTGCATTAAAACAAGAACTCTCTTTATCACAACAAGACCTTCATCACTTATCAACACTTGCTGCTGATGTCAAAGCTGAGAGAGACAATCAAGTTCGTGAAGTCTATGAAAGATCGTTGAAATCGGACGCTGAGTTACGGTCTATTGATGCTATGAGTGCTGAGCTTGTTCAGGTGAGGACGAATGTACAGAAACTTACTGCGCAACGCCAGGATATGACTGCACAATTGAAGGggatgaataatgaaattgttaAAGCTAAAACGGAAACGCAGCAGGTGGGTGTTCTTAAAGCGGAGATTGAGACTGTACAGCAAGAGATTCAAAGAGGAAG GGCTGCTATTGCATATGAGAAGAAGACACGGGCGATTAATCTTGAGCAAGAAAAGGTATTGGAGAAAAATATGAATCTTGTGAATCGAGAAATTGAGAAACTTCGCAGTGAGTTTGCTAATGCAGAGAAAAGAGCAAGGGCAGCAGCTGCAGCAGCAAACCCAA GTCCTGGATATGGTGGAAACTATGGCAGTGCTGAACTGGGATGTGGAGGAAGTTCATATCCTGATCCTTATGGCTTGCAGCAG